CATCCTGGTTATATTATTACGGGAATGGTTAATGAGGACGTTGCAGGAGCTGAAGGGATTGAAATGCTAAAATCACTTCATCCGCTATCTAAAGGGATTGATCGTCTTGGAAAGCCGGAGGAAATCGCGCATGCCATCATTTTCGCCATTGAAAATACCTTTATGACAGGGGCGGAGATTGTCGTAGACGGCGGATATACTGCTCAATAATAGAGTATAAAGTGAATAATGCAGGGCACCCACTGATGGCAGTAGGTGTTTTTGGCTTGTCATTTAGAAAGGAAGAGCTCTCTTTGTTTATAAGAGGCTCTTCCTTTTGTTTAATCTATATAAATCGATCGCACCAAAGTCCTTATCGATTCCTTGCCATTCGGATGCTTCGTCTTAATATCAACCGTCATATTATAAACCCCCGGCTTAGATACCTTCGGAAGCTTGGCGGTGTAAGTCGATCCGCTGACTGGCTTCGGCTGGGTGTTATGATTTAGCTGATTGCCATCGCTATCAATAAATTTAATCGAGAAGCTAGTTGTACCTGCCTGCTTTGGAGTGCGGATTGTGAAGTCGGTTTGAGCTGCTTTGCCTTTTCCGGCCATCTCCAGTCCGTACGTGTCTTCATCGTTGAAGGTGGAGGCCAGCATGTAGGCGTCATTTGTATCTGTTGCTTTCATTTGAACCGTCCAAGTGCCAGGGGCGAAAGCAGGAAGGTCAAATGTATAAAGGTTGGCGCCTGAGAAAATGGTTTGGTCGACATCTGGCTTCGATGCAGGGATGATGATCCCATCCGGCGAGACTAGCTCGACGACTGTAGATGGGCTAGCTGTGTAGACAGCGAGGGTTCCGGTTGTTTTTTCAGGCAGATACATTTCTTGTTTAATGAACTGACCCTGGCTTAAGCTGCCGCCATGGATGTAGCGGGAAGACGAGCTCTGGATAGCTGTTTCGGTTTGCTTGAGCGAATCGGCTGACGAGCTGGTTTGTGCGACGGAGGAAGTGCGCAAATATGGCTCGATTCTTGAGAATACCTTCGATCCTAATCGAATATTATCGTGGTCAAGCGTGCTATCTGTGAATAAGTGTGTGCTATACGGCAGCTTTGTGCTTGTTACATTGACTAGCCCATCGTTAGCACCGTAGGAACCTAAATATGCACCGCCTAAAGCAAGAGCGGAAAAGGCAGGCCCACGGTTAGTTCCGGCAATCGTGTAGTACTTATTTTTACTTCTGTTTGTATGGCTGTCAGTCGCAGAGCGGAATTTCGCCATTTCCCCAACCTGAAGGGAATACGTGCCTGCATCATTTTGACCGAGCAGTTCTCCCAGCCATCCGGCATACCAGCTGTACGCCAGGTCTGCCAGCTCTGAGCCGTGGTGCGGCGAGCCTAATGTGACGACCCTGCCGACATATTGATGCGCTCCGTAGTGGATGAGAGCAGCCTGTGTGTCAGGACCTCCCTTGCTGTGGGCGATAATATTAACCTTCTGGCCGTTGAAGTGACGCGATATTTCCCTGAGCATGGAGGCAAGCAGGCGCCCGTTCGTATATTGATTTTCTGATCCATTGCCCGCCGCATCATAAAGCTGGACAAAAACGGTTTGGTAACCAGCATCATACGCTTTTGTATACATATCGTTCACTCCATGGTAAGACGTCTCACCATACCAGCTGGTCGAGTTTCCATTCTTCCCTTGGACAAAGACAATCGGCGGTTTAGATGAATTATAATTTGGCGGGCGGTCTCCCAGGAACCAATCGCCTGGGGTAAAGGATTCTCTCGGCGGAATCAGCTTTCCGGCAGAAACCTCTGAGGAGATCCCGTATGGAATGAATACCAATAAGCACAGGAAAATAGCTGAAATTTTTCTCATCATTTTGTTCATTAAATGCCTCCATATCATTCGTTTTTTTGAATACATGGAAGTGTATGAAGAGAAGAGGTAGCTTATTCTGTAACAAATGACCCAAAAATGGCGGCAAGCGGGGAGGATAAAGTTTAGCATATTAGATAAGCAAATAATGATGAGTGAAGGGGGAATCCCATTAATCCTAGTTTGTTTAATAGGATTATATAAGAAGTGCGAACGAGCATTTGGGCATGCCCATGCCGTGGTATGCTTTTCACAGCTGTTTTGACAGGTTAAAAATATTTAAATATAATTTTTACTATTACATAACTGCAGTTGCACAATTTGTTGAGAATGAGACTAGAAAGATAACTGCGAGACCATTTATTTGAAAGCGAAGGCGGTTGTCGGAAGCGATGGCACACTGAAAGCGGCTAACAGTGAAGAAGATGCTGAAAGAGTGCAGGCGCTGATTCAAAATTGCCGGACTGTCAGGCTTGATTGCGGGCATGCTTTTCTTGAAGACCATAGTTTCTCTGGCTGAATACTGCAAAGAATGCTTTAGGGAGGTAAACCAGCGGATATTCGTCGGTACTATGAGGAACAAATAATTTATAATCTATTGAATAACGATTACACCAAGGAGATACCAACAACTATGAATAAACGAATAAGACAATATACAGCGCTTTTTGCAGCATTGATTGTGTACTACATTGTCCATGAAGGTGCCCATCTGATTGCCGCACTTTCTATGGGAGTGTTCAAAACAATCAATTTTATGGGTCTGGGCATTCAGATCGATGTGTACAACACGCAGATGACCGATCTGCAAATGGGGATTTTTTGCCTGGCAGGTGCGATCAGCACGCTGATTATCGGTTATGCAATGGTTTTTGCAAGCCCCATGATTTGCAGGTCGCATTCTAAGATTTTCCGGGCAATCATGTATTATGTGACAATCACCCTGCTTCTGCTTGACCCCGTATATCTGAGCGTTCTTTGCGGATTGTTTGGAGGCGGGGATATGAACGGAATCGCCCTGCTGGTTCCGGAATGGATTGCAAGAGGCTTCTTTGGTCTTTTGGTGATTGCGAATGGCCTGCTGTTTTGGAAGGTTATATTACCGCAATATACCCGGTCCTTTAAGGAGGAAGCGAAAGTTTCCTAAATCGGCCGTTGCGTCAGTAAAGATAATTATGCGCTATTAGTCTAGGGCAGACGCTCATGTATGAGAGGTTTCCTAGAGGCTTTTCGACAATGAAATAAAAAGGGATTGAGAATGTTTATTCTCAATCCCTTTTGTCGTTCATGGCCTGGTTTCTTAATGGTCATGCTTTAAATTGTTTTCAAGTACGCTCGCTACCTTTTGGAATTCTTCATCAGATTCTATTTCATGCAGCTCGCCCTCATCATCGACACGGAAGAAGAAGATTTCCATATCCTCATCTGTTTCGCGCTTGATTTCTTCTACAAGTCCTGCGACCGCATATTCTGCTCCGTCAACGTCAAGTGTACCTAGGATTTCAATTTCTTGATCCTGGCCGTCTTCACCTTCAAGTAAAAGGATTTCTCCGATTTCAATTTTGCTCATAGTACTAGTCTCCTTTATGTGCTTTGTCCGAATAGTATAACGGTTACGATGAGAAAAAACAAATCTGACAAGCATTACATTTCTCATACGGGAAAGATATTGATACTATTGAATGGAAATAACTAGCAGGAGGTTGTGCCTACATGTCAACTATACACATACCGGTCTCGGTGCTGAATCTCGCGCCAATTAGAAGCGGGGAGGGAACGAAGGAAGCGATTGATTCCTTAGTCGATTTGGCCCAGGCTGTTGAGAAGATGGGATATACCCGATATTGGGTAGCTGAGCATCATAATACACCTACACTGGTCAGCTCAGCCACTGCAATCTTGATAAAGCATGTGCTTGAACATACAGATAAAATTCAGGTAGGGTCAGGGGGAATCATGCTTCCGAATCATTCCCCGCTCGTTGTGGCGGAGCAATTTGGCACCATGGAGGCCATTTATCCGAACCGCTTGAATCTTGGGCTGGGACGCGCTCCAGGGACAGATATGCTCACTGCGGGGGCCCTGCGCAGATCGAATCATAATTCGGTGTATACTTTCCCGGCCGATGTGGAGGAGATCTTAACCTATTTCGGTCCGGAGGATGAACAAGGAGCGGTAAAAGCTTACCCGGGTGCAGACGCGAACATTCCCGTTTTCATTCTCGGATCCTCAACAGAATCGGCCGTCCTTGCCGCTAAGTTGGGCCTTCCATATGTCTTTGCGGCCCATTTTGCCCCTCGTTATATGGAGGAGGCGATTTCTATCTATCGAAATAGATTCCAGCCATCGAAGTATCTGGATAAGCCATATATGATGGTTTGTCTTAATGTCATCGCGGCTGAAACGGATGAGGAAGCCTTGTATGAGTCAACGACGCTGCAGCAGTTCTTCTTGAATGTCGTCCGCGGCTCGAAAAATCCATTAAGCCCGCCGGTAGATACAATGGATGGTTTATGGACACCTGGCGAAAAACAAATGGCTCAAGCAATGACAAGCGTTTCCTTGATTGGCTCCAAGGACTCTGTCAGAACCCAGCTTTCTGATTTCCAGGAGGCTCACAATGTGGATGAGATTATGGCTATTTCCTATATTTTTGATCCTGATAAGCAAAAGCGCTCCTATGAAATCTTGAAAGAGATTACGAGCGAATAAAAGAATGCGATGGAATCCTTCGAAGGGGGTTCCATCGCCTTTTTTATTGTTTTATAATGGATGGAAAAATAAACCGTTTGCTTTGGGATTGGGGGATTTCGGATGATTCGGAGATTGGATAAGCAGGACCATGA
This DNA window, taken from Pradoshia eiseniae, encodes the following:
- a CDS encoding esterase/lipase family protein, whose amino-acid sequence is MNKMMRKISAIFLCLLVFIPYGISSEVSAGKLIPPRESFTPGDWFLGDRPPNYNSSKPPIVFVQGKNGNSTSWYGETSYHGVNDMYTKAYDAGYQTVFVQLYDAAGNGSENQYTNGRLLASMLREISRHFNGQKVNIIAHSKGGPDTQAALIHYGAHQYVGRVVTLGSPHHGSELADLAYSWYAGWLGELLGQNDAGTYSLQVGEMAKFRSATDSHTNRSKNKYYTIAGTNRGPAFSALALGGAYLGSYGANDGLVNVTSTKLPYSTHLFTDSTLDHDNIRLGSKVFSRIEPYLRTSSVAQTSSSADSLKQTETAIQSSSSRYIHGGSLSQGQFIKQEMYLPEKTTGTLAVYTASPSTVVELVSPDGIIIPASKPDVDQTIFSGANLYTFDLPAFAPGTWTVQMKATDTNDAYMLASTFNDEDTYGLEMAGKGKAAQTDFTIRTPKQAGTTSFSIKFIDSDGNQLNHNTQPKPVSGSTYTAKLPKVSKPGVYNMTVDIKTKHPNGKESIRTLVRSIYID
- a CDS encoding DUF1292 domain-containing protein; amino-acid sequence: MSKIEIGEILLLEGEDGQDQEIEILGTLDVDGAEYAVAGLVEEIKRETDEDMEIFFFRVDDEGELHEIESDEEFQKVASVLENNLKHDH
- a CDS encoding LLM class flavin-dependent oxidoreductase, translated to MSTIHIPVSVLNLAPIRSGEGTKEAIDSLVDLAQAVEKMGYTRYWVAEHHNTPTLVSSATAILIKHVLEHTDKIQVGSGGIMLPNHSPLVVAEQFGTMEAIYPNRLNLGLGRAPGTDMLTAGALRRSNHNSVYTFPADVEEILTYFGPEDEQGAVKAYPGADANIPVFILGSSTESAVLAAKLGLPYVFAAHFAPRYMEEAISIYRNRFQPSKYLDKPYMMVCLNVIAAETDEEALYESTTLQQFFLNVVRGSKNPLSPPVDTMDGLWTPGEKQMAQAMTSVSLIGSKDSVRTQLSDFQEAHNVDEIMAISYIFDPDKQKRSYEILKEITSE